A window of Gossypium hirsutum isolate 1008001.06 chromosome D13, Gossypium_hirsutum_v2.1, whole genome shotgun sequence genomic DNA:
tgtacttttttatattttatatatgtatatatatcatatgATATCTAGATTGACTCCAAATCTAATtttactaaatatatatttttttattttgcacaaaatttacattaatttatataataaatcatataaaaattaaaattattaattaaatataaaaataattataaaatttaaaatgattattttagtaaatatttcAAGACAAATTTAGAGAAAATAGCACTTCtacctcaattttttttttgaaaaaaataaaaaaaaaaaaagaaaaagaaaaagaaatcacgGATTAGGGTTTGAGAAAAAGTTTAAGTTGCGTATCATATATTATAATGAGACAAAGTTGACAAACCAAGGCCCTAAACATTGACTTTTGCCCCTATTTGCCATGCCTTTTCAACCCTCTTTTAATCcttctaatttattatttaatatatatagaaCTGTGCTTCCATGAGAGACAAGAACTGAACTCTTATCCTTTTTTCTGTAAATAATTCATTCTCTTCTTCAGTGTAATTTCTGAAACTAGAATCTGTATCTTCTTTTAACTTCCTTGAGAATCCCTATATCTTCTTTTCAGCTTTTTCATCTCACTTTCTTTAAACACAACCCTTTAAAGTCACCTAACACCTTTTCAATTtgctcttatttttattttagattcaaAATAACAGCCGACCACCATGGATGTAAGTTGTGTTTCTCTTCTTGTTTGAATCTCTTCTTTAAAGCTAAATCTAAGGTGGGATTTTTCTTGTTTTGTCTGTTTAACTAGGATTATAATTGCAAGAGAAGTGGGCAGATTCCTGCATTTGGAGACTGGGATCATGCAAATGAACTGCCCATAACTCAGTACTTTGAATCTGCTCGAGAAGCTGGTTTGATTCGTTTCAGCTTTTCAACAGAAAAACCCAAACCTTATCTTACTGATGATTTGAAAACCAAACATCCTCGTAATCATGTTCCTGTTAGAAAGGTTAGCtagctcttcttcttcttctaagaATCTTGCTGAATTTGAGATAAGAGAATGAATGGGGTTTGGTATAATATTTAATTAGCAGGTAAGTAGAGtgagagaaaagagagaaggCAGCGGCGGAGGAGGACCGCTCGTTACGGAGGAAAAGAAGGCAGGGAGAGTTGGTGGCGTGACTGACCCGCCAAGGAAACTCCACTATCAATATCATCATCGACATCCCCACCACCATGTGCCTAACAATATTAATGATTGCAGTAAGCAGCATGGAAGCGATGTCGTTCCTCCTAAAAGATTGCCTGTTGATGAAGATCTCTACAAAATTACCCCTGAAATCCTCCATTCTTCCAAGCCTGTAAGTGCCTTTTCCATCTCATTTTTTGTAatgtttcaattttatttattagtAGAAGTAACACAAGCAGATAATCCCCACAATTTAAAATCAGAGGGGTTAAATTGTACTAAATTATGAAAAGGTGTATTaattttaagtataaataaaaaaaatatgattttgtttggacaaaaattaaacctaagtgtttatttgaataaattaaaattataaagtttatgataaaattaagggttttttaaac
This region includes:
- the LOC107918673 gene encoding uncharacterized protein isoform X3, coding for MDDYNCKRSGQIPAFGDWDHANELPITQYFESAREAGLIRFSFSTEKPKPYLTDDLKTKHPRNHVPVRKQVSRVREKREGSGGGGPLVTEEKKAGRVGGVTDPPRKLHYQYHHRHPHHHVPNNINDCSKQHGSDVVPPKRLPVDEDLYKITPEILHSSKPKKMPGFFSCLLPTCATSTTSEPDLA
- the LOC107918673 gene encoding uncharacterized protein isoform X4 — translated: MDDYNCKRSGQIPAFGDWDHANELPITQYFESAREAGLIRFSFSTEKPKPYLTDDLKTKHPRNHVPVRKVSRVREKREGSGGGGPLVTEEKKAGRVGGVTDPPRKLHYQYHHRHPHHHVPNNINDCSKQHGSDVVPPKRLPVDEDLYKITPEILHSSKPKKMPGFFSCLLPTCATSTTSEPDLA
- the LOC107918673 gene encoding uncharacterized protein isoform X2, which translates into the protein MDDYNCKRSGQIPAFGDWDHANELPITQYFESAREAGLIRFSFSTEKPKPYLTDDLKTKHPRNHVPVRKVSRVREKREGSGGGGPLVTEEKKAGRVGGVTDPPRKLHYQYHHRHPHHHVPNNINDCSKQHGSDVVPPKRLPVDEDLYKITPEILHSSKPVSAFSISFFVMFQFYLLVEVTQADNPHNLKSEGLNCTKL
- the LOC107918673 gene encoding uncharacterized protein isoform X1, translating into MDDYNCKRSGQIPAFGDWDHANELPITQYFESAREAGLIRFSFSTEKPKPYLTDDLKTKHPRNHVPVRKQVSRVREKREGSGGGGPLVTEEKKAGRVGGVTDPPRKLHYQYHHRHPHHHVPNNINDCSKQHGSDVVPPKRLPVDEDLYKITPEILHSSKPVSAFSISFFVMFQFYLLVEVTQADNPHNLKSEGLNCTKL